In a single window of the Scyliorhinus canicula chromosome 1, sScyCan1.1, whole genome shotgun sequence genome:
- the ccdc157 gene encoding coiled-coil domain-containing protein 157 isoform X3: MTLLLGNQNCLDCLRKDVTEVQGIIIDVFSRVGAVRYPSWKFPDKTACDLDLVTLLKRFDYVEDDPEYTQHSHIVLFELVIDR, encoded by the coding sequence ATGACACTTCTTCTGGGAAATCAAAACTGTTTGGATTGTTTGCGCAAAGATGTCACAGAAGTACAAGGGATAATCATAGATGTGTTTTCACGGGTTGGTGCAGTTCGCTATCCATCATGGAAATTTCCAGATAAAACAGCATGTGATTTGGATCTTGTTACTTTGCTGAAACGTTTTGATTATGTAGAAGACGACCCAGAGTACACACAGCATTCTCATATTGTGTTGTTTGAATTGGTGATCGACAGGTAA